taaactagtaaATCCCTGAGCTCCATCTCTGTATAACTaaccacatgggagggatctggaacatattttctcagcatagaaacatgaaatacgtcatgtattctggataaaattgGTGGTAAAGCTATTCGGTAAGCAACTGACCCCAacctctcaagtatctcaaaagggccaataaacctagggctcagcttacccttcatCTCAAACCTCACAGTTCCTTTCAGTGgcgctattttcagaaatacatagtcttccacttcaaattccaacttcctacggcgagtatctgcgtagcttttctaccaactctgagtTGCGTTgcttctttctttaataagtcggactttatcgtacgcctgctgcactatttttggtcccaaaactcgcgtctcacctatctcatcccaatatagaggagaacgacatctcttacCATATAGCGCCTCATACAGTGTTATGATGATACGggtctgatagttgttattgtatgcaaactctaccaatggcatatactaggtccaactacccccgaaatccagcacacatgcctgTAGCATATCCTATAATATCTtaatcatcctctctgactacccgtccatctgaggatgaaacattgtgctgaatgataactgagacctcaAAGCCTCTTACAAGCTCCTCTAAAACCGTGACGTGAAgcatgggtctcgatctgatactatagataccggcacaccatgtgattgtactatctcttgaatatatatttctgccagtctaTTCATGGGGTAGTTGACTTTGAaagggataaagtgagcggtcttcgtcagtcgatctacAACCACTCAAATAGCGTTCTGTCTCTATTGCACCGACAataaacccgtcacaaagtctATAGAAATGTGATCttatttccactcagggatgtaaagtggttgtagctAGCCTgacggcctctggtgctcagtctttacctactggcacgtcaaacaccgCTGCACAAActtggcaatctccctcttcataccgctccaccagaaagactctcgcagatccctatatattttagtactacctggatgaaccgtatataaggatctgtgagcctcctctaggatcatTCTTCTGATATCCTCATTTGCAGGCATGCACAGCTTGGTACGAAACCTCAGAGTTTTGTCATAAAAAATACTGAACTTCTCTCCCTATCCAtcctgcactttagctatcagctctgctaattctgtGTCATCCCTTTAAGCAGCTTTAATCATTTCCGGTAGGATAGGTTGCACCatcaagttggcaataaatgtctggtgatcactcTCTATTAACTCCATGTCAAGcctgtaataacccaaagaattatggtatttaaataataaagaaggagaaagaggaaattaaaaaggggacACAATaggtccttgtcgacgagggtgcgcttcgtcgacgagaagcaaatgttcgtcgacgaacgtccttcttaacctcgtcaacgaggtaacgtggctcgtcgatgaaggcaatgtataaataggcaaaaacttcatttttggccgaaagtTCTTGTGCAGAAtctttcttctctctcctctttgattttcatcccttctctctaagtttctgggccaAATTTACACCGGttcaacaatctgaagccaccacgacactcctggagaagttctttgcatatctgtCAAAGTGGATCGTCCGTGGggatagtttgaaattcatccctgaatcAAGGTAAGGCTAATTATTCAGAATTTgatcttcccatagttataggagaTGTTATTCACGCAAAAATACTGAAACTGGGTTCTGAGAgttgtcatttttagggtgttgaacggggaaccctgtgagaGCAAGACCAGTGAATTTTAGGGGAGATTTCTTTTTAgcaatcaggtaagggaataaactaaagtagtcattttccatgtgaattattattatttatcagcaaattaattttcaagaagcatgtactatatatatatatatatatatatatatatatatatgagtagattgataaaaatgcatatttgggaaaatactgttattatgttgaaatgtatatatattatgaaatgtcagaaaatatgattttagaatagaatgtatggttttattcaatattgtgtgacatgaatattattttacatggaaagtattatgttatggcaattttacgaataatgTATGTTTTAAGAGATtgtgaaataatgcagtatattatgatttcaaaatacatgataaatgaattatttatttagaatgataagtacgaaggccatgattgatagttgGCGTAAggtcgtgtattatgtatgatttcggcgcaaggccatctttataaatgttcggcgcaaggccgtaaatatgaaagaaattaatgcaagtatgtatgtatgtatgttattactgaaaatgctatcaatctacttATGTTAGAAaagtatattatcatgttttatatgttatcagaacccggatgatagttcagttcagttacatgagcacggtaccgtaactatataaatcagattattatgtttcagacttgtactaaccacccctgcaagtagagggggtgggagatggatagtcaatgtggctttcagtgtagagttgtagacgtccacctgacagtccgaaccagggtgtggcggccccttcgtacttacagacatttttgactcggcagtggttagccagccattgtcgggtcctacctttgcgctacacaacccgtcatggggggtaatacatgacatcagctaactatacatcctaggtaaattacagtattatcagttatatcagacatttcatgatcaatatgaattattagaaattatgaaagtatatgattattcagtatgttaagatgaatgttttctagcatatgacatgtattgtatatgtattataacactaaatattcatgttgccacacaactgtatttaacttattttcccttactgagaagtgtctcaccccccaaacttaaataattttcaggaaacccagaaagacctgCAGATCGAGGCTGCCGTTGAGATAAGTtgatactaccccgctaggagggtaagttttgatctagggataGGAAATTTATGtagtgggttcctagatatgtatatatttttatatttttggaaattgtatataaacatagtattttggaatgtagttgactctgatattatgtattttatggttatgagaatgtgatttacatttactgctgtttaggtttccgctgtgaatgtcagatgtgttcCTATTACCCACGGATTTGGGTTgactatattaataaatatattttactatatgataagataagcaggacATTAcaaagcctctccaaatccatctgcaTCGGGCGCTGAATTTCTGCTGTTGACAACGCTGCTATCATGGACTTTCGGCTCAACACATCAGCCatcacatttgctttacctagatggtagctaatggtgcagtcataatccttaatgaacTCTAACTATCTTCTCTATCGCATATTCAACTCATTGTAcataaagaagtactttaaacttttatgatctgaaaatatttaacatctctctccgtacagataatgcctctaaatttttaatgcatgaaccactgcaatcaattctagatcatgggtgggataattcttttcatattctttcaattttctagAGGCATATGCCACTACTCTACCTtactacatcaatacacatctgaCCCCTCTCAAAGATGTGTCACAGTAGATCACATATccatcacctcttgatggaatagtcaatactgatgcagtgacgagcctctacttcaattcctggaagttCTACTTACAATTGTCgttccattcaaatctagcattctttctggttagtcgtgtcagaggtcctcataatgctgaaaatccttctacaaactgatggtaatatcctgccaatcccaagaaacttctaatttcctgaacgttcttcagcctgacccaattcaacactgcctctatcttgctgggatctactgaaattttatcccctaatataacatgcttcagaaatgcaactttctctaaccagaattcccacttgctaaacttgacatacaatttcttttccctaagcatctgaaatactagccttaggtgcgtctcatgctcctcaaaactcctcaagtagaccagtatgtcatcaatgaaaaccacaacgaactggtctaaatactggtgaaagattctattcatcaaatccatgaatacagcaggagcatttgtcagaccaaatggcataactagaaattcataatgctcataccTAATCCTGAAAGATGTCTTTGAAACGTCTTCTACTTTAACTTCTACTTGGTGATAATCtgacctaaggtcaatcttagaatagacctgggtcccctggagtttatcaaataaatcatctatacgaagTAGAGGTtacctgttcttaattgttacctTATtcatttccctataatctatgcacattctcataggAAACTTAGACACAATACTTCCTGGttaggcaaaaaaaaaaacaaacaaacaaaggaCAAATATCCTCAAACGGCTTATTACCATGATCAACCTAGAACCAAATCATTACGCAAAATTTCCAAGTGATCCATATCTCACAATGTCAACAAATTAActatttatacaaaaatattcaaTACTAAAAATGGTCTCTCGGAAGAATTGCAAGTCTCCATCAAGCACCACCATCATCAATcctactaaataaataaataaataagaattcgtgaaaaaaattcaaagaatctCTCCTAGAAATTGAACATTCCCAAATAATTACATCTATTGAAAATTCAAGCATCATTGATCATAGAAAAAGAAATCTTCGTGAAATTATGCGAAGGCTGTAAATAAACACGCTTTCACTAATCCAGTGCCATCAAACCTCAGTGCCACGAAAAAAAACATGAtggaatgaaaaatatattgaagATGATCATGGTAGTTTGATGAAATTACTATGAAATCCATTTGGATGATTTAGATTTGGATGGATAAGCAGATCAGATTCCTGAATGTTGCTAAGGGCAGAGGCCAGCTTATATCTGATGGGAGACAGCAATACTCTCCAGATATAGAAATTGAACAGAACCAAAACCCATTGGAATGAAGTGGAATGGCTTTTGCATTATGAAATTGCCATGAATATCTTGTGTTTGGAAGatatcttagatttgaatttgtacgaaattgtattgaattttatctaaatccacaaaaattcaaaaGCAAAGGTTCGAAATCCATGCTCCTAAATGCAGTTTAATTTCATTCCAATCCCATCAAAATCTAAGAACTTGTGAACTGtgtaaaacaaaattttatttttctcttgtTTAAATCGTGTGGCTCTTGGAGAAACAGTTTGTCTTCATTTTAGAGGATTGTGTTTAACAAGCTACCCTTTGCTAAACACATTGTTCTCTACAAGGGTTGGCTGCTTTGTCTCCGATGATGATTCGACAGGCTATTAAACTGTTTAGATTTGTTTGATGTATAAAAACAGTATAATTCTGATTAATCTTTATAATTTTACATATTCACTATATAACTTTTCATTCTATTTTACTTTTATATCATTTCATTTTAGTGCACCAAACACACAAAGTATTAATTATCTCATCAACAGTCGAGGAAATAGAAGACATTCTAACAAATTAGAGGTGGAGACTATTGGTTAAACTAGCAAAACATGGATAATGGTAAAGGTGAAGTTGAAGCTTTCTTTGATGAGCTAATCCTATCCCACATAAAATGGCTAAAAAGCCTGGTTTTGCGTATGTAGCACAAAATATAGACTAAGAATCCTTAACGTAGCTTAATGCGCGGAACATTAAATTTCTTGAAAGTTAGATTGATAACATATCAAAATGTCATTTTTCCCATATTTTTTTGTTGTTACTTCATTTCATTTCAGTTTTTGAGTTAGTCCCCCTAATATCAAccctaaaaggggggggggggggaaaggaaaaaaaagaaaaaaaaaaaaaaacaaaaacaatatagCAACCATAACCTAGTTTGTGTAAAAACCACACACAGAGCGACCCACCAACCATAAGCTTTGGCAAGAAAAATTGATACCTTCAATTTCatatataacttaattaattagttaactGCTTCCAATATGTCTCAATAACTAAGAATAAGGTAAAATTTTTGTCATCAAAACATCATTCCCTgatggaaaattatatattagtCCGACCATTAATTCCACAATGAGAGAGAGTCCACTTCAATCTCACCTGACTTATCGTGAAAAGTCCCAAACTATACATGTATATAACTTAAACCTTCTTTCACCCTATATAAATTATATCTTCTAGTTAATCAACCCTAATTATATGGAGACTGGAGACTCTCTCACAGCATCAAGATTAACTTcacaataaaaaacaaaaagattGAGCATTTAAAATTATAAACCTATAGGAAGATCATTAATTAGCTTTGTAGAGCACTCTGGACACACGTACCATTGTAGACAGTAATTAGAACATGCAGGAAGAAGCTTGCTGCCAAAATATGATGCCATCTAGTACTGAAGCCAATCTTTGACAAGGcatcttctttgatttctatatatatatataaaacatagtaGAAATGTAGCTCCAGCTAGAATATTATAAGATCATTCATTACACAATGCCGCAGTTGCCGACCACCATGATTTCTGCTGCCAAAAATAGTAACCAGCTTAAGAGTTGGCAACAGTGGCAGCCTCTTCAAACTCCAAGTGTCCTTATAACTCATCATGCACCGCCATGTACTGCCACGCTCAAAGAGGCAGGAGGGGATCATTAGGTCAAGTAGAATTtacaaatttataaattataaatatcatatcaccaattAAAATAGTGAAATCTTTGGTCTGTCTGACACAAAGCATATCTCTTATTGCtatgaatttatattttttattaatataccATGTATATATATGCCACTGGTAGGTTAAAAATTTTAGCCACTCTCTATATATATAGACAATCATCACCAAAGCTAAGAACCACCAAAGCCAAAAACCAGAGGGCCTTTAGTGtaagagagagcgagagagagagagagaggcatggATACAAGAGACGGTGGTGCTCTTAGTGTTTTAATGCTCCCATGGTTGGCTCATGGTCACATATCTCCTTTCCTAGACCTAGCCAAGAAGCTTTCTACAAGAAACTTCATTGTTTTTCTCTGTTCTACACCTGCCAACCTTAGCTCTGTTAAAGACCAACTTGCTCTAGAAAACTCAATTTTCATACAACTAGTAGAGCTCCATCTTCCATCCTTGCCTGAGCTTCCTTCTTCATGCCATACAACCAATGGCCTCCCTCCTCATCTTATGCACCCCCTTAAAAAAGCCTTTGACATGGCAACTCCTAGCTTCACTACCATCCTAAGGACCTTAAAACCAGATTTGCTCATCTATGATTTTATTCAACCATGGGCACCAACAGCTGCTTCCATATTTAACATTCCAAGTGTTCTATTTCTTACCACAGCAGCAGCATCAATTTGTTTCCTTATTCACAGATTTGAAAATCCCAATATTGACTACCCTTTCCCTGAGATTTATCTTCGAGAATATGAGAAAAGTAAGATGGCCTGGGCCTTTAAATCATCTGCAAATGGCCAAGAAGATGCAGAAAGGTTCTTCATGTGTGTAGAGAAATCAACTAGCATCATTTTACTAAAAACTTTCAGAGAGATTGAGGGAAAGTACATAGAAAGTCTATCTTCTATGACTAAAAAGAAGATAGTTCCTGTTGGGTCTCTTCTTCAGCAGTACCCAAGCAAGGAAAACGATCAGCAGAAAGAAATCATCAAATGGCTAAACCAGAGGGATCAAACTTCAACCGTGTTCGTCTCTTTTGGTAGTGAGTATTTCTTGTCTAGTGAGGACATGGAAGAGGTAGCTCATGGGCTTGAGCTCAGCAAGGTCTGCTTCATATGGGTGGTCAGATTTCCTACAGGATACAGCAAGAATGCTGGAGAGGCACTCCCACAAGGGTTCCTTGAGAGGGTTGGGGAAAGAGGGATGGTTGTGAATTGGGCTCCCCAGAGAGAAATTCTTGAGCATCCAAGCATTGGTGGCATTGTGA
This region of Malania oleifera isolate guangnan ecotype guangnan chromosome 10, ASM2987363v1, whole genome shotgun sequence genomic DNA includes:
- the LOC131165465 gene encoding UDP-glucosyltransferase 29-like; this encodes MDTRDGGALSVLMLPWLAHGHISPFLDLAKKLSTRNFIVFLCSTPANLSSVKDQLALENSIFIQLVELHLPSLPELPSSCHTTNGLPPHLMHPLKKAFDMATPSFTTILRTLKPDLLIYDFIQPWAPTAASIFNIPSVLFLTTAAASICFLIHRFENPNIDYPFPEIYLREYEKSKMAWAFKSSANGQEDAERFFMCVEKSTSIILLKTFREIEGKYIESLSSMTKKKIVPVGSLLQQYPSKENDQQKEIIKWLNQRDQTSTVFVSFGSEYFLSSEDMEEVAHGLELSKVCFIWVVRFPTGYSKNAGEALPQGFLERVGERGMVVNWAPQREILEHPSIGGIVSHCGWGSVMEAMETGVPIVAMPMQLDQPLNARLVEEIGVGIEVIRNRDGRLNREELARVIRKVVAENTGQDVRRKTKEMSELIRKNEEEEMDGAVKELLQLCGKSSK